A stretch of DNA from Myxococcota bacterium:
CCTTCCAGCGCACGACGGTCCCGTAGTCGCCGTAGGGCTGGGGAGCAGGCAACACCACCACGGCTGGCTGACGGGGCTCGCTCTCCCGCACCGGCTCGAGCCCGACGTAGCGTGCCTGCACCTCGGGCGGACCCACCTCCATCGCCGGAGCGAACGCCGCGTTGATGGCCTCTTGGATCTCGGGGACCGCGCGGAAGCTCGACCGCAGGCGCAGCAGCTCGGCGCCGTGTTCGACGAGGTGTTCCTTCGTCTGTTCGTAGATCGCCACGTCTGCGCGTCGGAAACGGTAGATCGACTGCTTCGGATCGCCGACCAGGAAGAGCGCACCGGGCGCCGGCAGCGCAGCGCGCCAGTCGGTCGTTTCGGGATCCTCGGCGGCGAGGAGCATCAGGATCTCGGCCTGGAGCGGATCCGTGTCCTGGAACTCGTCGACGAAGTAGTGGGTGAAGCGCAGCTTCAGGTCGCGTCGGACGGAGCGGTCCTCCCGCAGCAGATCGCGGGCGCGCAAGAGCAGATCCACGAAATCGAGGGAGCCCGTCGCCCGTTTCTGTCGGTCGTAGGCGGCGATCACCGGCTCCAGCTCGGGCTGCAAACAGGCAGCCAGGTCGGCGTCACAATCGTCGATGAGCTGTCGGAGCTGGACCACGAGGGCGTCGCGCTGGGTGAGCACGTCGGTGCGCAGGACACCCTTCGCGAACTCCTTGCGGTTGCGCCCCTTGTAGTGCCACCCCGTGCGGCGATCCCGGGTGAGTTCGCGCAGCTCGGCCTCGAGGGCATCGTGGTCGCGACCTCGGACGGCCTCGCGCAGGCGGTTCTCGGCGACCCAACGCGCCACGTTCTGCAGGTTCTTCGCGAGCCAGTCCTGGGGATCGATCGCGCGTTCCGAGAGCGCGGCCAACGTCTCCAGCCCTTGCATCGCCGTGTCGATCGCGGCTTCGCGGGCGAAGGGGGCGCGCGTCCACCGCGCGGGAAAGTCGCGGTGCTCGACGAGGCTGCGGGCCGCACCGAGCAACGTCTCGCGCGCGCCGCGGGCGGCGGGTCCCCGCGGCCGACGTCGCAGCAGGCGGCGCACCCCTTCGGGCGGATCCGCGAGCGTCGCCTGGAACCAGTCGTCGAAGGCGGCCTCGAGGAAGCGTGCCGAGGCGTCGGGTGCCGCCACCTCGAAGACCGGGTCGACGCCCGCCTCGATCGGACGCTCGCGCAGCAGATCGCCGCAGAACGCGTGGATGGTGGCGATCCGCGCCAGCTCCAGCGTCTCGAGCGCCGCGACGAGCCGCGCGTGCACGGTACCCTCGGGATCGGCGGCCGCACGGGCTCGCTCCAACGCCGCGCGCAGCCGCAGGCGCATCTCGCCGGCCGCCTTGTCGGTGAAGGTGAGCGCGACCACCGCGTCGAGGCGCGCCTTCCCGCTCTCGATCAGCGCGACGATGCGGCCGACCAGCGCGCTGGTCTTTCCCGTACCCGCCGCCGCTTCGACGACGAAGGTGGTATCCAGATCCTCGAGGATCCGACGGCGCTCGGTCGCATCGGCCAGGGGCGCGGTCATGCGAGCTTCCGAACCGCATCGAGCCCGGCGAGGGCCGGCTGCCACTTGCGACGGGTGCGGAGTTCTTCGTAGGGGCCACACACGGCGCGGTAGTCGCACCAGCGGCAGGCGCCCTGCTCCGGGGCGGCTGGCAGGAACGCCTCGTCGAGGGCGGCGCCGACCGCGTCGACCACCTGCTTCGCGCTGTCGCGCGCGCGCGTGTCCAGCGGCACCGCGCGCGAGGTGAACCCGCCGGCGGAGGTGCAGTAGTAGAGCCGACCGCTCTCGACGGCCGCGTCGGGAAACAGCTGCTCGGCCGCGAGCGCGTAGAGCACGGGCTGGAGGGCGTGGCCACCGTCGACGATGCCCCCTGCCGCGAAGCGCTCCTTGCCGGTCTTGTGGTCGGTCACGCGCAGCCGGCCCTCGGCGTGGGTTTCGACCAGATCGATCGACCCGCGCAGCTGCACGCCGACGTCGAGCGGCACCGCCGCGTCGCGGGAACCCGGATCGGCTTCGCGCCGACCGGGCAGTCCGAAGGCCAGCTCGAAGCGCGCCGGCACGTAGCCGCTGTCGTCGAGGCTGGCGCGTCGCAACCACTCGCGCAGATCCGCGCGCACGCCCTCGACGCCGTCCCGCCAGACGCGATCGATCGCTGGCGCCAGCGTATCCGCGTACTCGGCCGCGACCTTCTCGAGCACGCTGTCGAGCGCGTCGCGTGCCTCCCCCAGCGTTTCGGCCGTGACCGGGAGCAGCGACGCCTCCCGGAGCTCGCTCAGCAGCTCGAACTGGGTGTCGTGCACCAGCGAGCCGCGCTGGAGCGGGTCGAGCTCCTCGATCGGCTCGGGGGCTTCGCGCGGTGCGAGACGACAGACCGCGTAGAGAAAGAACTTGTAAGGGCACGAGGCGTAGTGCTGCAGCGCCGTCGCCGAGAAGCTGCGGGCTTCGAGACGGTGCGCCTGCAACGCGTCGCGTCCGGGATCGCCGGGCTTCACGAGACCGTCCGCCACGGTCCAGGCGTCGAGCCAGCGACGCGCACGGAACCGCAGCGCCCGGGCGAGGTGCGGGTTCGCGCCCAGGAGATAGCGGGCCGCGCCTTGACTCTCCCCAGTGTCGCTGCCGTCGAGCAGGGCCAGGCGCGCGAGGTCGTACTCCGCTGCGTCGATCGCGTCTTCCGGCGCTTCGGGCGCGGGCCAACCGAGTCGGGCGGCGCCCTCGCGCTCGGCGCGTCGCGCGAGCCCATCCCAGCTCGGGAGCTCGCCTTCGGCAGCGCGCAGGGCTTCGAGGGCGTAGAAGGACGGCACGCGCGGACGCGAGGCCTCGAGGTCCAGCCGCGGAAACGACAGCACCAGGCCCTCTTCCGCGGCGCCCACGGCCAGGCGCAGCGCCAGGCGTTCGGCCTCGAGCCGCTGTTCGCTGCGCTCGAGCGCCGGCGAGAGCTCGGCCCGCACCGCGTCGAGCAGGATCGGTTCCTCGGAGATCTTCTTCGGAAACACCTTCTCGGCGAGTCCTGGCACGAACACCCGCTCGAAGGATTGGCCGCGCGCGGCTTCGATGGGTGCGACCCAGACGCGGCCGTAGCGCGAGCCGGTGGGCAGCGTCGCGAGCTCCTGCAGGCGCGGCAGCAGCACCGCCTGCACTTCGCGCAGTCCGACCGGGCCGACATCGGCCATCGGTGCCAGCTCGGCGAGCACGGCGAGGCAGCGCTCGGGGCGTCGCAGCGCGCGGGTCGCCAACGCCGAGAGCGCGTCGATCCAGGCGCCCCAGTCGCCACTGCGGGGGAGCGCGGCGAGGTCGGCCACGAGCGGCAGCGCGAAGTCGCGAAGCCGCGCGAGGGCCTCGCGATCGCGGGCGAGGCGGCTCGCCGCCGGCCCGTCGGGATCCTCCAGGGCCTGCGCGCGGCGTTCGAGCTCGGCGTCGAGACCCCGCAGCCGACGCGCCCAGCGGTCGTGCCCGCCGATCACCGACGCGTCGACCAGGAGACGCTCCCAATGCCGCGGCGTGGGCAAGCTACCGCCCGTGTCGTTCGCCTCGGGATCGGCGGCCGCGCTCGCCCGGGCCAGGGAGTCCCCGACACCGCTGTCGTCGGGCGGCACCCAGCGCTCACCGCCGGAGCCGGACTCTGGAGGCGCGCCGGTCGCATCGGGTCCCGGGACTTCGCCGAGGGACAGATACTCGGCAAAGCGACGCGCCGACAAGCCTTCGGCCGCGCAGCTCAAGAGCGCGAGCAAGGCGCGCCCGCTCGGATCGGGCGTGCGCGTTCCACGCGCGAAGTAGGCGGGAACCTCGGCGCGCCGCAGCGCTTCGGACAGAAACGGTCCGTACGCCTCGGGGGCGCGCAGCAGGATCGCCATGCGATCGAAGCGCACCCCCTCTGCCGCCGCGGCGTGAATGCGCCGCGCGATCTCGACGCACTCGCGGCTCTCGCCCGGCGCACTCAGGAGCTGCAGGGCCTCGCAGCGGGTGCCAGGGAGCGGCGCGCTGGGTTCGAAGAGGTGTTGCTGGAGCCCAGCCAACGGGGTCTCGGCGACGTCGAGGCGCTCGGACGGCGTGCCGAGCAGCGGGGCGAAGGCGGCTTCGGCGCGTCCGTCGCCGGCGGGCAGGGTCGCCAGGCAGTGGGGCGCACGTGCCACGAGCGCCGCGAGCCACGCCTGCTGCGGCTGACTCGGCGCGGGCAGGTCCAGGAAGAGCAGCGAGGCGGGTCGGCCGCTGGACTTCGCGTCGGCCGCGAAGCGCTCCACCTGTGCCCGGTCGGCCAGGCCGGCTTCTTCGAGGGCGGCTGCGTAGCCGCGCGCGATCGCCGCGAGCTCGGGAATGCGCGACTCCACGCGGTCGGCACCGACGCCAGCGGCGGCCAGCTCGTCGAGCACCCGCGCCAGCGCCCGGGCGAGACCGGGCCCCTGGGCCGCCTCGCGAAACCGCCCCAGCTCGCCGGCGTCCGCGAGTCGATGCACGACGCGGGCGGTCACGGCCTCGGCGGCGATCGCTCCGATCGGAACCCGGCCGAGCTCGGCCAGTCCCAGCAGAGCCGTGTCGACGGCGAGCCGCGGCAACGTGGTCGCTTCCCACCCGAACGCCCCGCCCTGTTCGGTCGCCACGTGGCGGATGAGTTCCGCCGACGCGTCCTGGGAGGCGCCGATCACCCACACCGGCTCGGCGGGGGCGCGTGCAGCCAGCCAGGCGCGGGCCCGGACGAGACGCGTCCCGGACTGGGTCGAAGTCACCAGCGCGCGCGTCATGGGCGCAGGGTACCTCGCTCGGCGTGGCGGCGAGGACGGAGTGCAGTAGCGTCCGCGGCGAAGACGCTCCCGGCTGTCGGAGCGTGGCGAAGGCCGTCGGGGGAACGCGAAGCCGGATGCAGCGCGAGGCGATGATCGCTCGGGTCTCGAACGAAGGGTTCGAGATCATCGTGATCGGCGGCGGCGCCACCGGCCTCGGCATCGCCGTCGATGCCGCGAGTCGGGGCTATCGCACCCTGCTGCTCGAGGCCCACGACTTCGCCCAGGGCACCTCGAGCCGCAGCACGAAGCTGGTTCACGGCGGCGTCCGCTACCTCGAGCAGCTGAACTTCTCGCTGGTGAGCGAGGCGCTGCGCGAACGCGGCCTGCTCTACCGCAACGCGCCTCATCTCGTCCACAACCTGGGGTTCGTGGTCCCGCGCTATCGCTGGTGGGAAGGACCGTTCTACGGCATCGGGCTCAAACTCTACGACGCTCTCGCCGGCGACCTGAACCTCGCGACGAGCCGCGGACTCGATCGCGACGAGACCGTCGAGGCGATTCCCAACGTCGAACAGGAAGACCTGGTCGGCGGCACCATGTACCACGACGCTCAGTTCGACGACGCGCGCATGGCGCTCCACCTGGCGATGACCGCAGCCGACCACGGCGCCGTCGTGCTCAACCACATGGAGGTGGTCGAGCTGCTCAAGGCCGGAGACGACGGCGCCACCTGCGGCGTCGTCGCCCGCGACGCCGAGACGGGAGCGCTCCACCGCGTGCTGGCGAAGGTCGTGATCAACGCGACGGGGATCTTCTCGGACAACGTGCGCTGGCTCGACGCCCCGGACGCCACGCGCATGACCTCGCCGAGCCAGGGCATTCACCTGGTGCTCGATTCGTCGTTCCTGCCGGGCAACAACGCGATCATGGTGCCCCATACCGACGATGGACGCGTTCTCTTCGTGATTCCCTGGCACGGCCGCATGCTGGTCGGGACGACCGACACGCCCATGGCGGAAGCCGAGCTCGAACCCCGCGCGCTGCCCGACGAGATCGACTTCGTGTTGCGCAATGCCAGTCGCTACCTCACCAAGGACCCGGGCCCGGAAGACGTGTTGTCGGTGTTTGCGGGACAGCGACCGCTCGTGAAAGCCGAAGGCACCGCCACCAAGAAGATCTCCCGCGAACACGAGGTCTTCGTCAGCAACTCGGGGCTCGTGACCGTGCTCGGTGGCAAGTGGACGACCTATCGGAAGATGGCCGAAGACGCGATGGTCGACGCGATCGCCGTGGGCGGGCTCCCGTCACGGCCCTGCGTGACCGAGGAGCTGAAGCTCCACGGCTGGATCGACCGGGACGACGATGGCCAGCCGGAGCTCGAAGCCCTGCGCGCCTACGGCTCGGACCAGACGCAGATCGAAGCCATCGTCGCGAAGGAGCCCGGGCTTGCGGATCCCCTCTTCGAGGGACTGCCCTACCACGGTGGGCACGTGGTCTTCGCGGCGCGGGAAGAGATGGCGCGGACCGTCGAAGACGTGCTCTCGCGCCGCACCCGACTCCTGCTGCTCGATGCGCGGGGCGCGATGCGCGCGGCCCCCCGCACAGCGGCGCTGCTGGCCCGCGAGCTCGACCGCGACACTGCGTGGGCCGACGCCGAGGTGGAGCGCTTCGAGGCTCTCGCCCGGGGCTACCTGATCGACGCCTGACCCGCGCATCGAGGCCGCGGCGTATACTGGCGCGATGGCGCTGGCAGACACCCACCCCTTCGATCCGGGGGTCCTCGCGGAGCCCCACGCCTTCGACCGGCAGCTCCGCGCGGAAGCCCCCGTCTACCGTGACCCCCATACCGGCCTCTTCCTGGTCGCCTCTCACGCCTTCGTCCTCGAAGCCGTGCGCGACACCGAGACCTTCTCCAACCGCTTCGCGGCGGCCATGGGTGGCGGCGGTGGCGAGGAGATCGACCCGGAGCTCGCCACCCTGCGGGCCGAGTCCCACCCGGCGGTCGACACCATGCTCACGGCCGACCCGCCCGAGCACAAGCGCTTCCGCGGCCTGGTCAACAAGGCGTTCACCCCGCGGCGCATTCAAGGCATCCACCAGGAGATGCGGAAGCTCTGTGAGAGCTTCATCGACGACCTCTTGCCGCGCGGCACCTGCGAAGCCCTGAACGACTACGGCGTGCGCCTACCTCTCACGATCATCGCCGACCAGCTCGGTGTCCCGCGCCAGGACCTCCCGAGCTTCAAGCGCTGGACCGACGGCTTCACCGCCCAGCTCTCGGGACTCGCGGTCGGCGAAGACGCCATCGAAGCGCAGCGGCGCATCCTCGAGTTCCAGCGCTACTTCGAGAGCCGCGTCGAAGAAGCCGGACGCAATCCGCGCGAAGACATCCTCTCGGACCTGGTGCGCGCCCGTCTCGAAGGCGAGCGCCCGCTCGACATGGCCGAGAGCCTCTCGATCCTGCAGCAGCTGCTCGTCGCCGGAAACGAGACGACGGCAAACGCGATCGCCGAGGGGCTGCTGCTGCTCGTGCGCAACCCCGACGTCGCGGCCCGACTGCGCAGCGACCCGAGCGCGACGCCGCGCTTCGTCGAGGAAGTGCTGCGCCTGGCCTCGCCCACCCAGAACATGTGGCGACGCGTGAAGCGCGACACGGTGCTCGGCGGCGTCGAGATTCCCGAGGGCAGCATGGTGCTCCTGCGCTACGGCGCCGCGAACCGGGATCCCGAGGTGTTCCCGTCGCCCGACGCCGTCGACCTCGACCGGGACAACCACAGCGCCCATCTCGCCTTCGGTCACGGCATCCACTTCTGCCTCGGCGCGATGCTCGCGCGCAAGGAGATGCAGGTGGCCTTCGACGTCTGGCTCGAACGCGTCGGGCACTTCGACACAGCCCCGGACTTCACGCCGCGCTACCGGCCGAGCATCCTCTTGCGCGGCCTCGAAGAACTGCCCCTCACCGTCGCTGCAGCCTGACCGACCCCGCCGACTAGTCCTCGAGGGCGAGCAGCTCGTCGACGGTCTGGCGGCGCCGGATCACGCGCGGTTCACCGCCCTCGACGAGGATCTCGGGCGCCAGAGGTCGCGTGTTGTAGTTGCTGGCCATCGAGGACGCGTAGGCCCCCGCGTCGCGGATCACGACGAGGTCGCCAACTGCGGTATCGGGCAGATCGCGCGGCACCACGACGCCCCCCTCTTCCTGGGTGAAGACGTCGCCCGATTCGCAGAGCGGACCCGCCACGACCGTGGGCTGTGTCGGCTCTGCGAGCACGTTGCCGGCGCGCAGGACCTCGATCTCGTGATAGGCGCCGTACATCACGGGGCGCGCCAGATCGTTGAAGCCGGCGTCCACGACGATGAAGCGATTCGGGCCCTCGCGCTTCACCGCGCGCACCCGGGCGACGAGACTCCCGGCCTCCGCGATCAGGTAGCGGCCGGGTTCGATCTCGAGATGCACGGGGTGCCCCACCAGGCCTTCGATGCGCTGGCGCGCCTCGTGCCAGAGCCGATAGAGCGCCTGGGTATCGAAGGGCGGGGTCTCGCTCTTGTTCTGATAGGGGATCGGCAGGCCGCCGCCTCCCGAGATGGCGCGCACGTCGACACCGAGGGCGCGCACCTGTTCGACCATCGCGTCGCAGACGCGGCGCAGGTGTTCGAAATCGGTGCCCGACCCGATGTGCATGTGCAGACCGACCAGATCGAGTCGGTACTTCTCGACGTGGCGGAGCGCCTCGTCGAGGTAGGCATGCCAGACCCCGTGCTTGCTCCACTCGCCACCCGTGTTGGTCTTGCGGCTGTGCCCGTGGCCGAAACCCGGGTTCACGCGGATCCAGACCGGATGTCCGGTTGCACGGCGCCCGAGCTGCTCGAGCACGTCCGCCGAGCCGGCGTTCACCGGGATCTGGTGCTCGATCACGCAATCGAGGGTGGCGTCGTCGATCAGGTCGGCGGTGTAAACCACGCCCGCCGGTTCGGTGGTGCCCGAGAAACCAGCGCGCAGGGCCCGCTGGATCTCCCCCAGCGAGACCGCGTCGACGCAGGCGCCGCCCTCGCGCAGCAAGCGGAGGAGATGGACGTTCGAACTCGCCTTCTGGGCGTAGCGCACGACGTCGAAGTCGGAGAGCGAGGCCAGTCGGGCGCGGACGACGTCGGCGTCGTAGACGAAGTACGGCGTGCCGTGGGCTTCGGCGAGCCGTTCGAGGAGCGGGGGATCGAGGGGCATGGCGGCCAGTGTATCCGACTCCCGAGAGCCGCCAGCACCAGCCAGAGGCCCCGCTAGACCCGCTCGACTCCCAGCTGCAGACGCTCGCCGTCGATCGTCGCCTCGTGGAGTTCGGCTCCGGCGGGAGGCGCCGCACCGACGTGCACCTCGACGGCCAGGGTCTCGCGCCCGAGCTCCTCCGAGCGCGGGCGCACCGCGGCGAGCACGCGCTCCGCCCCGTCCAGATGCAGCCGAATGCGACCGGTGTACTCGAGATCGAGCTGCTTTCGGAAGCTCTGGACGCGGTTCAGTACCTCGCGGAAGAGTCCTTCTTCGCGCAGGGCGTCGTCGAGGGTCGTGTGGAGCACCACGACCCCCGCCTTCCCGGCGGCCGCCGCGAAGCCTTCCTTCGCTTCGAGGGAGACCGCGATCTCGTCGGGCCCGAGGGTGAGCGTGTCGCCCTCGAAGGGCAGCGCGATCTCGCCGTTCGCCTCGAACTCGCGCAGCAGCGCCGCACCGTCGGCTTCCGCCAGTGCCGCCTTCAGCTTCGGCATCTGCTTGCCGACGCGAGGCCCCAGCGCCCGGAAGTTCGGCTTCACCTGGTAGGTGACGTAGGCCGACGCGTCGTCGGCGATACGCAGGACGTGCACGTTGAGCTCGTCGCGAATCAGCCCCTCGTGGGCGAGCACGCGCGGGGCGAGCTCGGCGTCGGCCAGCGCGATCTCTGCCGCCGACAGGGGCTGACGAACGCGCAGCTTGTTGGCGGTGCGCACCTGGAGCCCCGACGAGACGATCTCGCGCACGGCCGCCATCTCCTGGGAGAGCGCCTCGTCGATCGCCGCGGTGTCGGGCTCGGGATAATCGGTGAGATGCACACTCTCGGCGGCATCGGAATCGACGCGGGTGACGAGGTTCTGCCAGATCTCTTCGGTCGCGAAGGGCAGGAAGGGCGCCAGCAGCTGCGACAGCGTGGTGAGGCATTCGTAGAGCGTCCAGTGGGCGTCGAGCTTGTCGGCCTCGAGGCCGGGAGCCCAGAAACGATCGCGCGAGCGCCGCACGTACCAGTTCGAGAGCGCGTCGACGAAGTCGGTGAGCGCGCCGGTGGCCTCGTAGACGAAGAAGTCGTCCATCTGCGCGCGAACGGTGCGCGTCGTGAGGGCGAGCTCCGAGAGGATCCAGCGGTCGAGGAGGGAACGCTCGGCGGCGGGACGGCGGCCCGCGACGCACGCGCCGGCGGTGGGATCGAAGCCGTCGATGTCGGCATAGATCGTGAAGAACGCGTAGACGTTGCGCAGCTTGAGCGGAAGCTCGCGCTGGGCCGCCCGCACGCCGGACAGGGAGTGACGGGTGGGGTTCCAGGGCGGGTTCTGGGAGTAGAAGAACCAGCGGAAGGCGTCGGCACCGGGCGCCGGCGAGCTGGGATCATCGACCCAGAGCTTCGCATCGGCGGGCAGCGCCGGAACCTCCCGCGGCAGGATCGTCTCGTCCGCCGGCTTCGCCTTCACCGCCAATGCGGTGGCGTCGGCGGCTGACAGCTGGATCACGCGGCGGGGGATCTTCGCCGGGCGCGCCTCGAGCTCGATCGCCGCGTCGGGGCGATCGTCCCGGTAGACGCGCACCTTTGCGGCGTCGCCATGAAGGTCGAGACCCTCGTAGTCCTCGCGCGGCAGCAGGGCGACGCCCACGTCGACCGGATCGGCAGACTCGACGACGGCGAACTCGAGCCGCACCTGGTCGAGGATCACTTCCGGGGGCGTGTAGTTGCCCTTGCTCTTCGATTCCTTCTTCCCGTAGCGGTCCGCGACGTGCCCGAGCACGATGCAGCTCTTGTAGGGATGGGGCTTCGTCTCCTCGGGGAAGAGCAGGGTCGAGATCCAGAGCAGGGAGTTGAACCAGCCGCGGGTCTGGTCGATCGCCTCGGAGATGAAATCGGCGGGGAAGCTCGCCTCGAACTCCTCGCGGTTCTGGTGCGGATAGCCCCACTGGGCGAAAGGCATCGAGCCCGAGTCGAACCAGGCATCGATCACCTCGGGCACGCGCCGGTAGACGCCGGGCTCACCCTCGCGCGTCCAGGTGACCTGATCGATCCAGGGCTTGTGCACCAGGAGGTGCGGTGAGAGTTCGGGATCCTTCTCACGGGCCGCTTCGAAGGCGGCGAATGCGTCGGGGTTGCGCTCGAGGATCTGGGCGACCGAGCCGGGTGCTTCCGCACGCCCCGTCTCGTCGTTCACCCAGATGTTGAGCGGCGTGCCCCAGAAGCGCTCGCGAGAGAGTGCCCAATCGATGTTGTTGCGCAGGAAGTCCCCGAAGCGCCCCTCCTGGATGTGCTCGGGGAGCCAGCGGATCGCCCGGTTGTTCTCGAGGCAGGCGTCGACGTGGGCCGTGGTCCGTACGTACCAGGCGGGGCGGGCGTACTGGATCAACGGATCGTCGTCGGAACGCACGCAGAAGGGGTAGTCGTGCCGGATCTGCTCGGCGTGCCACAAGAGACCTGCCTCGCGCAGCGCGCGGGTCAGGTCGCGGTCGGCGTCCTTCACCCAGGTACCGGCGTAGTGGGCTTCCGCCACCTCGGGGTCGAAGCTGCCGTCGGGGCGCACTGCGCACAGCAGCGGCAGCGTGGGGTCCGTCTCGCGCTCCTTCCCCAGGAGCTCGAAGTCCACCTCACCGAAGGCCGGCGCGATGTGGACGACCCCCGTACCAGCGTCGAGCTCGACGAAGTCGGCGGGCACCACGCGCCACAGACCGGCGTCGGCGTGGGTTTTGCGGAACCAGTCGAAGGGAGGACGATAGCCGCGGCCCACCAGGGACTCTCCCGAGCAGATGCGCTCGACGGGGAGCTCGCGGCCGATCTTTTCCTGGAGAGTCTCGCGAAGCGCCGCCGCCACGATGACCCGCTTCTCTCCGTCGTGGACGATCGCGTACTCCTCCGCCGGGTTCACGGCGGCGAAGCTGTTCGAAGGGAGCGTCCAGGGCGTGGTGGTCCAGACCAACAGGGAGGTGTCCGGATCGTCCTCGAGCGGGAAACGCACGTAGACCGAGGGGTCGTCGACCGTGCGATAGCCCTCGCCCACCTCGGCCGCCGAGAGCACCGTGCCCCCCTGGGCCCACCACCACACCACCTTGTGTCCCTGATAGAGGAGCCCGCGCTCGAAGAGCTGGGACAACGCCCACCACACGCTCTCGACATAGGACTGGTGGTAGGTGACGTACGCATCGCCCATGTCGAGCCAGAAACCGAGCTTCTCGGTGAAGCCTTGCCATTCTTCGGTGTAGCGGAAGACGCTGTCGAGACAGCGACGCACGAAGGGCTCGACGCCGTAGTCGACGATCGCGTCCTTGCCGGAGATCCGGAGCTCCTTCTCGACCTCGATCTCGACAGGCAGCCCGTGTGTGTCCCAACCGGCCCGGCGCGGCACGTGATAGCCGCGCATCGCCTTGTAGCGCGGGATCACATCCTTCATCACGCGGGTGAGCGCGTGGCCGTTGTGGGGCATCCCGTTGGCGGTGGGCGGACCTTCATAGAACACGAAGCGCGGCGCATCGCGACGCAGCGCGA
This window harbors:
- the ileS gene encoding isoleucine--tRNA ligase, yielding MKSGGGFERVAPVVHFPDAESRIRAFWNEREIFEKSLALRRDAPRFVFYEGPPTANGMPHNGHALTRVMKDVIPRYKAMRGYHVPRRAGWDTHGLPVEIEVEKELRISGKDAIVDYGVEPFVRRCLDSVFRYTEEWQGFTEKLGFWLDMGDAYVTYHQSYVESVWWALSQLFERGLLYQGHKVVWWWAQGGTVLSAAEVGEGYRTVDDPSVYVRFPLEDDPDTSLLVWTTTPWTLPSNSFAAVNPAEEYAIVHDGEKRVIVAAALRETLQEKIGRELPVERICSGESLVGRGYRPPFDWFRKTHADAGLWRVVPADFVELDAGTGVVHIAPAFGEVDFELLGKERETDPTLPLLCAVRPDGSFDPEVAEAHYAGTWVKDADRDLTRALREAGLLWHAEQIRHDYPFCVRSDDDPLIQYARPAWYVRTTAHVDACLENNRAIRWLPEHIQEGRFGDFLRNNIDWALSRERFWGTPLNIWVNDETGRAEAPGSVAQILERNPDAFAAFEAAREKDPELSPHLLVHKPWIDQVTWTREGEPGVYRRVPEVIDAWFDSGSMPFAQWGYPHQNREEFEASFPADFISEAIDQTRGWFNSLLWISTLLFPEETKPHPYKSCIVLGHVADRYGKKESKSKGNYTPPEVILDQVRLEFAVVESADPVDVGVALLPREDYEGLDLHGDAAKVRVYRDDRPDAAIELEARPAKIPRRVIQLSAADATALAVKAKPADETILPREVPALPADAKLWVDDPSSPAPGADAFRWFFYSQNPPWNPTRHSLSGVRAAQRELPLKLRNVYAFFTIYADIDGFDPTAGACVAGRRPAAERSLLDRWILSELALTTRTVRAQMDDFFVYEATGALTDFVDALSNWYVRRSRDRFWAPGLEADKLDAHWTLYECLTTLSQLLAPFLPFATEEIWQNLVTRVDSDAAESVHLTDYPEPDTAAIDEALSQEMAAVREIVSSGLQVRTANKLRVRQPLSAAEIALADAELAPRVLAHEGLIRDELNVHVLRIADDASAYVTYQVKPNFRALGPRVGKQMPKLKAALAEADGAALLREFEANGEIALPFEGDTLTLGPDEIAVSLEAKEGFAAAAGKAGVVVLHTTLDDALREEGLFREVLNRVQSFRKQLDLEYTGRIRLHLDGAERVLAAVRPRSEELGRETLAVEVHVGAAPPAGAELHEATIDGERLQLGVERV